The DNA sequence aattttggagGTTTTTTTAtcgtatgattttggtttctttttatatttttgaatgtTTCTTCTAAATATCAAAAGGTTGGttgatattttaaaaagttaGGAGAATGAGAGTTGATTACctatttttttaacttaaaacATTATTTAATTCAAATACACTCTATTGTTTGAATTAGCGAAAGGTTAGTTTATTACTAGatgttttaaaataaatcaaattcggTTAGGATAGTAGTTAGTTCACTAGTTTGCTTACATAAATGTCAAAGATTCGAATTCTGACTTGTACATGCTACAATCCATTAGCCATTAACAAATCCTTAAATGAAACTTCGGTTCACGACAGATTAATATGTCGAGTTGGGATACcatcggaaaacaaaaaaaaatagatgtTTTAAAATAAAGGTAAAAAATCTACATAATCAACCATTTTCTAAGAAAAAATAATGTATTTATTAGGTGAGAATTCATGTGCAATTAACTTTATGTAAAGATGATAGTTGAGAGTCATTTAATAATTTGATAGGTTTGATTAAATTGTCATCTTATAACTTTCAATATCAACTTCACGAAATTAATTGTATCTAAATTTTCACCTtgttttattatgaaaaatactAGAATACCATGAAAATTGGTTGTTTTTGACTATCACTTAGCCATCAACTCAATTTATTTAGTTTAGtaatttaagaatatattttatcttatacttttaaatattaataactatctCATAAACAATAAATTCTCATCTAACATTCCTCCCTTATTATTATCCATCATCAATTATGTTACATGAACCTACATAAACATCCAATATTAGCTTGTATCatgatatatatttattgttcataaagaattttgattaaattattataaaaaagttttattattttgtcaTGACTCATGACATGCTTGATTATTTTGCTGCGAAATGTaatgtttaattatattaataggtgattgttttattaaaaaatatgtgaaacatttagaattaaaatatcaAACGGTTTTTTGTGCCGAAATCTACATTCTACGTTCCGAATCCTTGCTGCACCCTGGGTTTGGAGTTGGACTTGGTGCTCACGGGTCTTGAGAGAATTTTGGTGGTAGTTTTACTGCGCCATTCGTGCTATGAAGTTAATGTTGATTACCATGGTACTAAGTTGCAATAAGAGATCAAGGGAAAATTTAGTTTCAGATGTACCACGAGTTTAAAGAAGCCCTTATGTGCGTACAGCTTAGTTCGAAAtaactatttttgtttttttggtggGCATATTCTTCGTTTTGcacttgtattcttttgtttttttgagGAATCTTAGGCGTAGCAATTTTGGTATTTTGTAATTATCAATTGATTattaatagtgtttttaatggtatgagattatatttaataataaaaaattattcacttttattttaataattaagtgTTGATCTGAAAACACAAAAATTGTCACCcttaagactttttttttttttttggatgagtATTGCATTTTTGGGATATTGAATTGGTTAACTTTAGGGAGGACGACAACCttttaattaatgatttaattgaaTAGATGGTAGGGTCGGTTATAATTTAAGAGGTGGGTTTATTTAACATATgtctttataaatttattattaataaaaaattttaaatatttttatttaataaatataaaataaatatattaaaattaaaatttttttattttttaataattttttttattttataattttaacatgtattcttaagacacataataaataaatcttaaaaataataataattagaaggAGCAAAGGTGGGGTCCatgaagaataaataaaataaatggaaaaaatggaaagaaatgaAGAGTAAGACTACAGTAAGAGGGCGTAGTGTAGGATATAGGGAGATTACATTAGAAAGAGAAATTTAGAATGGGAGTGTGGATAAAACGTGTTCTCCAACAGCCAATGAGAATAAAGAGAAATCACACCAATCCCCTGAAATCCATCCAAACACCTTCCATTCCGCCACATCTATTGCACCATTTCCACACAACAACGAACCAAAACCAAAACGGTCAACACACCACCACAACTAAACTACCTAACCTACCATTActccataattttttattttcacgcATTTCCGGTCACCACGATGGCTGTTTCGACGAGCTTTTCGGGGGCTAAGTTGGAGGCTTTGTTCCTCAAATGTTGTTCCTCTTCCTCTGCCAATGCTGCTTATTCTTTGTGTGTGCCTTCCAAAACCGCCGCCAAGGCCACCAGAACGACGCCGTTTCGGAGAGGCCTGGTTCGTTGTGACGCTTCGGCTTCTCCTGATGTTATTCTTGACAATGCTGCTGCCGTCTCTGCTCTTCAGCAACTTAAGACTTATGCCGCCGATAGTCAGTTTTCCTTCCTTCATTTCTATTTTTTCCGATTATCTGATTTTATTGCTTACATAATGGAAAATTTAATTGCGTTGTTTCTTTGTTCTCTTCTGTATTCATAATTCAAGTGTGTGCGTGaagtctcacttggatgtggtaTTACATGACTCTGCAGGCGCTCATAGCTCAgtgtgaatttattattttgtttcttttcctATCGGTTCACACTGATGAATCAAGTGTGATGATAATCCACACTCAAGagatttgattgtgtttgaatgaAATCAGCATcaacattaatttgattgaaaaacTAAGATTACGACTATGACTCACTCacctttaattgattaactttGCTGTCAAATTAATGAAATTATTGAAGTTTATCAACTATGGCAGGGTATACGAAGGAAAAGAGCAGCATCGTGGTGATTGGACTCAGCGTGCATACTACACCTGTGGAAATGCGTGAAAAGCTTGCCATTCCAGAAGCAGAATGGCCCAGAGCCATTGGAGAGCTTTGCGGCCTCAATCATATTGAAGAAGCAGCTGTTCTCAGCACCTGTAACCGAATGGAGATATATGTTGTTGCTCTCTCTCAGCATCGCGGTGTAAAAGAAGTCACCGAGTGGATGTCAAGAGTAATGTCTAATGTCGATTCATTTTTCGTCAGAGATTCCATGTGTTGTCATATTGGTCCTTCAAAAGTTTTGCCATATTTATTCTTTTTGTAAGAAATAGATTAATCACATCAAAGGATGAATTTGATAATTGTTTTATGAGATAAGGTCCAATTTGGTCTTTCAAATTTCCATCCTACATCAAAGCAGTTTCTGACCTTTGAAAATGACCAAATTAGTCCCTTAGTTTATAAATACTGAATCTCCTTCATCTCTAAGTTAACTGTCCTCAACACAATGATGATATAGAATTTTTAAGTGTCGGTGTGGCATCCTCAACATTCAAGTGACATGACTAAATTTCTATATGATGAATTAGGCATCTTAGATTAGTTAATTGGATTCATTTTAGTCTCTAcaccaatataaaaataaaaataaaactaattaactaaaatgAGTCCAATTAATCAACTTACAACACCTATTTGATTATACTGAAGTCTTAGCCATGTCACCTTATTGTTAGGTTGTTATGATGCCACACTGATACTTTAACGCTCTATGTCAGCACTGTGCTAACGGCAGTTGAAGTTGAACTAGGTACACAGGCGATTCACGATTTGTTTCAGGGACCAATTCGGTTATTTTCAAAAGTTAGGCACCGTTTTGATGGGTGCTGAAAATTTTGGGACCAAATTAAGCATTAcctcatcattatatatatatatttttgtttatgaGAGCTTGAAAATCCCTTTGAACAACAAATATAGTGATGCACGAATTCTTGGAGGACCAAGTATAGGGAGTTTAGAATTTCTTTTTCGCTCAAAAACTAATAAATGCATATTGCACAATCCTGATCCTGTTTGCAGACTAGTGGAATCCCTGTTTCAGAACTTTGCCAGCATCGATTTTTGTTGTATAACAAAGATGCCACACAGCATCTTTTCGAAGTCTCAGCTGGTCTTGACTCTCTTGTGCTGGGAGAAGGCCAAATCCTTGCCCAGGTTAAGCAAGTTGTCAAAGTTGGACAAGGAGTCAATGGCTTTGGGAGGAACATCAGCGGCCTATTCAAGCATGCGATTACTGTCGGGAAAAGGGTTAGAGCCGAGACTAATATTGCTGCAGGAGCTGTTTCTGTTAGCTCAGCTGCCGTTGAATTGGCCTTGATGAAGCTACCTGAAACTTCACATGGTAATGCTAAGATGTTGGTTATTGGAGCTGGAAAGATGGGGAAGCTTGTGATCAAACATTTGGTTGCAAAGGGTTGCACAAAGATGGTGGTTGTCAATAGAAGTGAGGAGAGAGTTGCTGAAATCCGTGAAGAGCTAAAGGATGTTGAGATAATCTACAAACCCCTCTCAGAAATGCTTGCTTGTGTAGGTGAAGCAGATGTAGTTTTCACCGGTACAGCCTCAGAAAACCCATTGTTCTTGAAAGATGATGTTAAAGACCTTCCTTCTGTGAGTCAAGACATTGGAGGCCATCGCCTCTTTATTGATATCTCAGTTCCTCGGAACGTGGGTTCATGTGTCTCAGATATCGAGTCTGTGCGAGTTTACAATGTTGATGACCTTAAAGAGGTTGTAGCTGCAAATAAAGAGGATCGGCTGAGAAAAGCAATGGAAGCTCAGGCAATCATTGGTGAAGAATCACAACAATTCGAAGCTTGGAGGGACTCGCTTGAAACCGTTCCTACCATAAAAAAATTGAGGGCTTATGCTGAAAGAATCAGGGCTGCTGAGCTTGAGAAATGCTTAGGTAAGATGGGTGATGATATCTCGAAGAAGACACGGCGTGCCGTGGATGATCTTAGCCGTGGCATAGTCAATAAGTTGCTTCATGGTCCAATGCAGCACCTGAGGTGCGACGGCAGTGATAGCCGGACCCTGACCGAGACCCTCGAGAACATGCATGCTTTGAATAGAATGTTTAGCCTTGAGACTGAAATATCAGTGTTGGAGCAGAAGATTCGAGCCAAGGTTGAACAAAACCATAGTGACAACTAAACTCCAACTTCATTGATTACACTCATTTATTTCATCAATTCCAAAaagcaaaaggaaaattgaaAACATCCACACCCCTGTTTAGGATTGTTTTTGTAACTTATAAGTTTCTGGTTGAAACAATGTAAGTCTCCATGAGGGAACTTCAACTTCTTCCTGAACCTCATAGTACATAGCCGTTCGGCTTTGTAGTTTGTAGTATACATAATAGAGTGAACTATGGCGATCTTTGTATTTATCACAAACGATGTATGCCTAAGATTTGTTCCCTTTATTGGGAATAATGACTTGTTAATACTACTAAGTAGAGAATGGTTTTTCTTGTCATTCTTTATGCTCTATTTTTTTAGCGTGAGTTAGATTGTAGATAAAAAACCTTTGAGCTGAACACTGAAAAAAGGGTCCAAGGCACAAGGAATTTAGATTTTCCAAAGTGAGTTAGTAAAGAAACGAAGTGAGTGGTTAATCACTATTGAATTTGTAACTTTCATGATATGTTTAtctcattattttaatttaagaatcattaactctttattttattattttatcaacttTCTCACTTTAAAAGATTTGGATCCAGCCATAAGAATTTCATAATGTGGAGTCTAGGGAGGGTATAAAATAAATCTAGTTAGATGTGCTTCTGTTATCTTTTAATGAGTTCTACTTCAATCTTGAATTAAGGAGTTGAGCTTTATTATTAACTATCTAGATCTTGCATAGTAGTTCGTAAAATGATGTCTGTTTAGAATGAAGAGGAACTTAATATGGAGAGAAGACGAGCATAGTTTGTTTTTGTCCACTAATACAGTATCAGCGGTGATCCCATTGACACATTGTCATGTGCGAAGTGATTGCATAATCTAGTTTCCTATGTGGACTTCTGAGTTATACTTTGAGGTTTTAgggcttttttttttcaagtataAACAACAAACAATACATAAATTCATGATTTTGGTATCAATATATCTAAAGTGAAACAAAAAAGGACACTACATCCTTGCTAGTCATCTTGTATGAAGATTTTATGAGCCTTAACTATAAGATCAACAGCTAGAATTTGGTCTTTATGAtattgaagagaaaaaaaatctcACCGgatttatcaaatatttttgtttgattatatatctttggatttttaaatgatggtaaaatatattttttgtctctaaaatttattaaaaattttaaaaatactcttaagttttaatttgttttaatttcgtttcaaaattttttaatttacatcAATTCTACTCTTTTAATTAACAGTGTTTAAATCATTAACAAATATTAGTAATGTGACAAATGATGTGAGAAGGAAAGTGAAATCTCCAAACATACTTATTTGAGTAAccatttgtcttcccttttttaAATGATTTCTCTTATTTCTTCTCTTTAGCGACGAAGACAAACAAAAGCTAGAGAACAGAGTCACACAAACAGACTTGGAGGGGGAGGAGAATGTCGCACCATTCTCTTCAATCTTCCGCGGTGACGTTGCAAAATCACCAATCACCAATTTGATAATTCCTTTTCCAAATCACCAATCATCCATGTATCTTGCCTTACTATTAATATATCATCTACACATATCAGTACGATGAAGAACTTATCACCTATAGAtattttgatatatacataatgATCTGTATTCGTTCTGGTGTATCTATGACTCACCATAACAGAATCAAACTTTTTGTACCATTATCTAAAAAGCTGCTTTAAATCATACAAACTCTTCTTCAATATGTAGATCATATTTTCATTTCTAAGTCCTACAAATCTTTTTGGTTGTTTTGTGTAGATTTCTTTctccaaacctccatggagaaatgTAGTCGTCAAATCTAACTAACTGCTCAAGCTCCAAATCTAAGCAAGCTGTCAATATGAGAATCACCCGAATAGAACTCATtgacaatagaaaaaaaaaatctcatcaAAATCTATTCTTGACTTTTGTTCAAAGGTTCTAACAACTAAGCACGAACTTGTACTTTACTAGCTTGTTGCCATCTGTCTTGAGTTTGAACACCTATTTGTTCTTTAGAGCCTTCTTATTTTTAGGAAGTTCAACCAACTTATaggtgttttttttattttataggaaatttcttcttttcatcaaataaaatgaaaatcAACTAACCGTTATGGCTCATGTGTTTCTTCAAGTATTAAACTAAGCATTTTTTTGTCAAAACTTCTTGTTTCTCTTTTACTCTATAAGTCCCAACCAGTTTTAATTAAAGTAccacacaatttattataattttttattatcaatggTGTGGATTAAACCTGTATACATTTTTCATACATCAACCATTAATTGTATCCAACGATCAAGTTACACTTTTTTATATGGTAAATTATACAGTAAATATTCAAATATGTATAGAAATACAAAGATTCCATTAAATGCAATGTAATTGCAACACAGGGAGGGGTAGAATTAGGCAATTTCGTAGAGATCCGAGGGTTTGGAATCGAGAAGAGTACTGTAGGTTGAAAAATGAATCGTTCTCTATCTTTGTAGATCATCTTCCTGAAGACATATCAAAGAGGGAGCTGTACCACTTGTTCAACTGGACTGGccgaataaataatatttatctctCACGAAAACAAAAAAATGGTAATATGTACATTTTTGCGTTCATTCGGTATACAACGAAGGGTGGAGCCACAAAAGCTATTGCGGAGATGAATAGAACGAGGTTACGAGGAAAGGTTGTTTCAATAGGAGAAGCGAGGTATAGACGAACAAATGAAGTGGAGAATGTTAAGAGGCATCAAGTGGAGGGCGATGGCCGAAAAATTGCTCATCATCAATCTCAACATGAGGAGGGTCTAAAGGTTTCAGGGAAGAGTATCGAAGAGCGTAGGAGACAGGCAGAAGCAGGAAAAAAAGAAGATCCACATGGCAACAGGTGGACGAAGAAGATGGAGGTTCCTGTGGCAAAGGAGAATCTTGAATGGCTACAGAGGAGTCTAATATGCGGAACTACGAAGGCTATTGACTATAGATCCTTGAAGACTATAATTGGAAAGAACTTTCCTCAGGTTGTACAAGTACGAGAACTTGGAGCCTACAAAGCACTCATGACCTTTGACAGCATTTTGAGTGTAGAAAAAGCCTACACGTTCAAAATGAATAACTTGCTGCAACTTTTTCATAACGTCTGGAGATGGGATGAGGAGGAGCGTAGTGAAACTCGAAGGGTATGGTTAGAGTGCTTTGGGGTCCCTCTGCACACGTGGTCAGCAGAGACGTTCAAGATAATAGGAAGCCATTGGGGAGAAGTTATTGGCTGCGACGAAGCTACGGAATAATGCCTGTCGTTCAGTGTGGGACGAGTACAAATCGATACTTGTATTATGGACACAATTAAAGAGTGGATTCACATCACAATTGGAACTAGTGGATTCGACGT is a window from the Arachis hypogaea cultivar Tifrunner chromosome 17, arahy.Tifrunner.gnm2.J5K5, whole genome shotgun sequence genome containing:
- the LOC112764759 gene encoding glutamyl-tRNA reductase 1, chloroplastic; this encodes MAVSTSFSGAKLEALFLKCCSSSSANAAYSLCVPSKTAAKATRTTPFRRGLVRCDASASPDVILDNAAAVSALQQLKTYAADRYTKEKSSIVVIGLSVHTTPVEMREKLAIPEAEWPRAIGELCGLNHIEEAAVLSTCNRMEIYVVALSQHRGVKEVTEWMSRTSGIPVSELCQHRFLLYNKDATQHLFEVSAGLDSLVLGEGQILAQVKQVVKVGQGVNGFGRNISGLFKHAITVGKRVRAETNIAAGAVSVSSAAVELALMKLPETSHGNAKMLVIGAGKMGKLVIKHLVAKGCTKMVVVNRSEERVAEIREELKDVEIIYKPLSEMLACVGEADVVFTGTASENPLFLKDDVKDLPSVSQDIGGHRLFIDISVPRNVGSCVSDIESVRVYNVDDLKEVVAANKEDRLRKAMEAQAIIGEESQQFEAWRDSLETVPTIKKLRAYAERIRAAELEKCLGKMGDDISKKTRRAVDDLSRGIVNKLLHGPMQHLRCDGSDSRTLTETLENMHALNRMFSLETEISVLEQKIRAKVEQNHSDN